One genomic segment of Acidobacteriota bacterium includes these proteins:
- a CDS encoding matrixin family metalloprotease, giving the protein MKNRFHVAVPAAFVMVMISTAAFGYALLSPTRRWFNADTPRQVNVDNRGVSTVTGGDPDHGVTAAVNAIKTWNSSGVNVTASSSSSVAYRQGDGISDVIFGDPLHICSGTCLAATLTGYYSTSSTGTCGGVTMDKITDADVAFNLTYDYTTPAQGSCSNEIYLDSVVAHEVGHVIGLAHSSSSSALMYASVAYCNDKQVASDDINGRNALYNCTLVEGGGGGCSSAGASCSVNSDCCSNSCKGGKGGKTCK; this is encoded by the coding sequence GCGGCCTTCGTGATGGTGATGATCTCCACCGCGGCCTTCGGCTACGCGCTGCTCTCGCCGACGCGGCGGTGGTTCAACGCGGACACTCCGCGCCAGGTGAACGTGGACAACCGCGGCGTCTCGACGGTGACGGGGGGAGATCCCGATCACGGCGTGACGGCGGCCGTCAACGCGATCAAGACCTGGAACAGCAGCGGGGTCAACGTGACGGCGAGCTCGTCCTCGTCGGTCGCGTACCGCCAGGGGGACGGGATCAGCGACGTGATCTTCGGCGATCCTCTCCACATCTGCTCCGGCACGTGCCTCGCGGCGACGCTCACCGGCTACTACAGCACGAGCTCAACGGGGACGTGCGGCGGCGTCACGATGGACAAGATCACCGACGCCGACGTGGCGTTCAACCTGACGTACGACTACACCACCCCCGCGCAGGGGAGCTGCAGCAACGAGATCTACCTCGACTCGGTCGTGGCCCACGAGGTCGGGCACGTCATCGGCCTCGCGCACTCGAGCTCGTCGTCGGCGCTGATGTATGCCAGCGTCGCGTACTGCAATGACAAGCAGGTGGCGAGCGACGACATCAACGGGCGGAACGCCCTCTACAACTGCACCCTCGTCGAGGGGGGCGGTGGCGGCTGCTCGAGCGCGGGCGCCTCGTGCTCGGTCAACAGCGACTGCTGCTCGAACTCGTGCAAGGGAGGCAAGGGCGGCAAGACCTGCAAGTGA
- a CDS encoding outer membrane lipoprotein-sorting protein, protein MSDPRLLRPAGRAAAIALALASVSLATIAPSSAAPTGQEIAREADRRRTTKSQFYDGSLKVYDSKGKVRDKGWRFWRLGYGGDSKTILQFTSPAEVAGVSLLTVARAGREDEQWMWTPAIHRDRRIAAQEKSTKFLGTDFTYEDLSERVVDDDDYMLQGEEPCDGGACWIVSSTPHAGKKSQYSRSLSFIRQGDYALMRLDLFVADKLRRRLVLSDHRTVQGIVTPHRLVMFDLEKESRTELTLAGLRYDLPLEDSFFTVRSLQEIHAPPR, encoded by the coding sequence ATGAGTGACCCCCGGCTCCTGCGCCCTGCCGGGCGCGCGGCGGCGATCGCCCTCGCGCTCGCGTCCGTTTCCCTCGCGACCATCGCCCCATCTTCCGCGGCGCCGACGGGCCAGGAGATCGCCCGCGAGGCCGACCGGCGACGGACGACGAAGAGCCAGTTCTACGACGGGAGCCTGAAGGTCTACGACTCGAAGGGGAAGGTGCGGGACAAAGGGTGGCGCTTCTGGCGCCTGGGCTACGGCGGTGACTCGAAGACGATCCTCCAGTTCACCTCCCCTGCTGAGGTCGCAGGGGTCTCCCTCCTCACGGTTGCCAGAGCCGGCCGGGAGGACGAGCAGTGGATGTGGACCCCCGCGATCCATCGCGATCGCCGGATCGCGGCGCAGGAGAAGTCGACGAAGTTCCTCGGCACCGATTTTACGTACGAGGACCTCTCGGAGCGAGTCGTCGACGACGATGACTACATGCTCCAGGGAGAGGAACCCTGCGACGGCGGCGCGTGCTGGATCGTCTCCTCCACCCCCCACGCCGGGAAAAAGAGCCAGTACTCGCGCTCGCTCTCGTTCATCCGCCAGGGGGACTACGCGCTGATGAGGCTCGATCTCTTCGTCGCGGACAAGTTGAGGCGGCGCCTCGTCCTGTCGGATCACCGGACCGTGCAGGGGATCGTCACCCCCCACCGCCTCGTGATGTTCGATCTCGAGAAGGAGAGCCGGACCGAGCTGACGCTCGCCGGGCTGCGCTACGACCTCCCCCTCGAGGACTCGTTCTTCACCGTCCGGAGCCTCCAGGAGATCCATGCCCCGCCTCGCTAG
- a CDS encoding ABC transporter permease has product MKLLHLLRSVSLPYARRHIGLTILTAAGVALGVAVFVAIQTASTSLKFALHDTLDRVAGKAQIQITSGEVGFPEEALDTVRAAAGVSAAAPVVEAIVRSEKASEGNIFVLGVDLTGDRRLRDYEFEGEDEGIDDPLVFLAQPDSICLSADFAARNHLAIDDQITFETALGPKAFTVRGLLAPKGFATAFGGNLAVMDIYAAEYVFNRGKRFDRIDVLLEPAVTIDAATRSLASSLGPGYSVDPPFRRGTQMESLLVAFSGAMDLSCWQALFIGTFLIFNVFAVAVARRRFEIGVLRSLGAGPRLIRATFLAEGLALGCAGSAAGITMGLVMARGATRFMSQLVQAAYGLSQVSAEVTWSAGPILTGAALGLGSSLLATWLPAGAAGRVDPVEALARGAALRFDPGRSRARGWAGLLTLIAAGLLRVRAGFTPGLPAALEAMGALGIAVILLAPLLTSWTSRLLRAPMSRLFGIEGRLAVDALLAAPRRTAATVAALLISVAFGISQAGYAASFSRSLTRWLDQSLNADFYVTGTERFISKAFQFPASYAEEIAKIPGVRHVERVRVVKQVYDGEQITVLALDAEKFLSRAKIWLADGDEARARRDFVAGLGVLVSDNFAARHHLHAGDAVALDTPSGRFDSPIAGVIVEYSSDRGSIYMDRAVYVAHFKDDRVDTFDVMLDPGADPTAMKTAILERFAGRGTRLFVFTGAEFRARIAAVCDQFFALTYVQFAIAFLVAVMGIVNALLISVAERRREIGILKAIGAVRGQVKRLFVLEAIAVAISGAGLGCLVGAYLTELTVHVLGTAISGWVFPFVYPTQAALASVPALIAVAIGAAWYPARLAVRTAAVEALAYE; this is encoded by the coding sequence ATGAAGCTCCTCCACCTCCTTCGAAGCGTCTCCCTCCCCTACGCCCGCCGCCACATCGGCCTGACGATCCTCACCGCGGCCGGCGTGGCGCTCGGCGTCGCCGTGTTCGTTGCGATCCAGACCGCCTCGACGTCGCTCAAGTTCGCCCTCCATGACACTCTCGACCGCGTCGCCGGGAAGGCGCAGATCCAGATCACGTCGGGGGAAGTCGGCTTCCCCGAGGAGGCGCTCGACACGGTGCGCGCCGCGGCGGGGGTCTCGGCGGCGGCGCCCGTCGTCGAGGCGATCGTCCGCTCAGAGAAGGCCTCGGAGGGGAACATCTTCGTCCTCGGCGTGGATCTCACCGGGGATCGGCGCCTGAGGGACTACGAGTTCGAGGGGGAGGACGAGGGGATCGACGACCCGCTCGTCTTCCTCGCGCAGCCCGACTCGATCTGCCTCTCGGCCGATTTCGCCGCGCGCAACCACCTCGCGATCGACGACCAGATCACCTTCGAGACGGCTCTCGGGCCGAAGGCCTTCACCGTCCGCGGCCTTCTCGCGCCGAAGGGGTTTGCGACCGCCTTCGGAGGAAACCTGGCGGTCATGGACATCTACGCCGCCGAGTACGTCTTCAACCGCGGCAAGCGGTTCGATCGCATCGACGTCCTGCTCGAGCCCGCAGTCACCATCGACGCGGCGACGCGCTCTCTTGCGTCGTCGCTCGGTCCCGGGTACTCCGTCGATCCCCCGTTCCGCCGCGGCACCCAGATGGAATCCCTCCTCGTCGCCTTCAGCGGCGCGATGGATCTCTCCTGCTGGCAGGCCCTCTTCATCGGGACATTCCTCATCTTCAACGTCTTCGCGGTGGCCGTCGCGCGCCGCCGCTTCGAGATAGGGGTGCTGCGCTCCCTGGGGGCGGGGCCGAGGCTCATCCGCGCGACGTTCCTCGCCGAGGGGCTGGCGCTGGGCTGCGCCGGCTCCGCGGCCGGGATCACCATGGGGCTCGTGATGGCGCGCGGCGCGACCCGCTTCATGAGCCAGCTCGTGCAGGCGGCGTACGGCCTCTCGCAGGTGTCGGCCGAGGTGACCTGGTCGGCGGGGCCGATCCTGACGGGCGCCGCCCTGGGCCTCGGCTCCTCGCTCCTCGCGACATGGCTCCCGGCCGGCGCGGCGGGGCGCGTCGATCCCGTCGAGGCGCTCGCGCGCGGCGCGGCTCTGCGGTTCGACCCGGGGCGCTCGCGCGCGAGAGGGTGGGCCGGACTTCTGACGCTGATCGCCGCGGGGCTCCTGAGGGTCCGGGCCGGCTTCACCCCCGGGCTCCCCGCGGCCCTCGAGGCGATGGGGGCTCTCGGCATCGCCGTCATCCTCCTCGCCCCCCTCCTCACCTCGTGGACGAGCCGCCTCCTCCGCGCCCCGATGTCGCGGCTCTTCGGGATCGAGGGGCGCCTCGCCGTGGACGCGCTCCTCGCCGCCCCGAGGCGCACCGCCGCCACCGTCGCCGCGCTCCTCATCTCGGTCGCCTTCGGCATCTCCCAGGCCGGCTACGCGGCGTCGTTCAGCCGATCCCTCACGCGCTGGCTCGACCAGTCGCTCAACGCCGATTTCTACGTCACGGGGACGGAGCGCTTCATCTCGAAGGCCTTCCAGTTCCCCGCGAGCTACGCCGAAGAGATCGCGAAGATCCCCGGCGTCCGCCACGTCGAGCGCGTCCGCGTCGTCAAGCAGGTCTACGACGGCGAGCAGATCACCGTCCTCGCCCTCGACGCCGAGAAATTCCTGAGCCGCGCGAAGATCTGGCTCGCGGACGGGGACGAGGCGCGCGCCCGCCGCGATTTCGTCGCAGGCTTGGGCGTTCTGGTGTCGGACAACTTCGCCGCGCGCCATCACCTGCACGCCGGCGACGCCGTCGCGCTCGACACCCCCTCGGGGCGCTTCGACTCGCCGATCGCGGGAGTGATCGTCGAGTACTCCTCGGATCGCGGCAGCATCTACATGGATCGCGCCGTCTACGTCGCGCACTTCAAGGACGACCGGGTCGACACCTTCGACGTCATGCTGGATCCGGGGGCCGACCCGACGGCGATGAAGACCGCCATCCTCGAGCGGTTCGCCGGGCGCGGCACCCGCCTCTTCGTCTTCACCGGGGCCGAGTTCCGCGCGAGGATCGCCGCCGTCTGCGACCAGTTCTTCGCGCTCACGTACGTGCAGTTCGCCATCGCCTTCCTCGTCGCCGTGATGGGGATCGTCAACGCACTCCTCATCTCGGTGGCGGAGAGGCGCCGCGAGATCGGGATTCTCAAGGCGATCGGCGCGGTCCGCGGCCAGGTGAAGCGCCTCTTCGTCCTCGAGGCGATCGCCGTCGCGATCTCCGGGGCCGGGCTCGGATGCCTCGTCGGCGCCTACCTGACCGAGCTGACGGTGCACGTCCTCGGGACGGCCATCTCGGGATGGGTCTTCCCCTTCGTCTATCCGACTCAGGCCGCCCTCGCCTCCGTGCCCGCCCTCATCGCCGTCGCGATCGGCGCCGCCTGGTATCCCGCGCGTCTCGCGGTCCGCACGGCCGCGGTGGAGGCCCTGGCCTATGAGTGA
- a CDS encoding ABC transporter ATP-binding protein, translating into MLELRKATRVYGAARSVTALDSVDLTIPTGAMLAVMGPSGSGKSTLLNLLGGLDRPTSGQVLLDGVDLAALDEEARTRVRRDRIGIVFQFFNLLPSLSAAENVALPLLLAGSTRAQAEARGRDALALVGLALRDDHLPDALSGGEKQRVAIARAVVTRPSLLLADEPTGNLDSATGEEILTVIRKIHREMGTTVVVVTHDDRIAAHCDGVIRLRDGRVETAPVTATAAGR; encoded by the coding sequence ATGCTCGAGCTTCGCAAGGCCACGCGCGTCTACGGAGCCGCCCGCTCCGTCACGGCGCTCGACTCCGTCGATCTGACGATTCCCACCGGCGCCATGCTGGCGGTCATGGGCCCTTCGGGGTCCGGCAAGTCGACGCTCCTGAACCTCCTCGGCGGCCTCGACCGGCCCACGTCGGGGCAGGTCCTGCTCGACGGGGTGGACCTGGCCGCCCTCGACGAGGAGGCCCGCACCAGGGTGCGCCGGGATCGGATCGGCATCGTCTTCCAGTTTTTCAACCTCCTCCCCTCGCTGAGCGCGGCGGAGAACGTCGCCCTCCCGCTCCTCCTCGCGGGGTCGACGAGAGCGCAGGCGGAGGCGAGGGGGCGGGACGCGCTCGCCCTCGTCGGCCTGGCGCTCCGCGACGACCACCTTCCCGACGCCCTCTCGGGAGGGGAGAAGCAGAGGGTCGCGATCGCGCGCGCCGTCGTCACACGCCCCTCCCTCCTCCTCGCCGACGAGCCGACCGGGAACCTCGATTCCGCGACCGGGGAGGAGATCCTCACCGTCATCCGGAAGATCCACCGCGAGATGGGGACGACCGTCGTCGTCGTCACGCACGACGACCGGATCGCCGCCCACTGCGACGGCGTCATCCGCCTGAGAGACGGCCGGGTGGAGACGGCGCCGGTGACCGCGACCGCCGCGGGGCGCTGA
- a CDS encoding response regulator produces the protein MKALIADDDGVSRALLRTHLEKAGHEVVEASNGRSAWQTFRNESFPLVISDWMMPEVDGLELCRMMRAEDRRLYTYVILLTALGGRGSYLEGMRAGADDFLSKPFDAEMFRSRLHVAERILKLQSEVTQLQALLPICSYCKKIRGETGAWVPVEAYIAARTDTRFSHGICAECYRDEVLPELARHRP, from the coding sequence ATGAAGGCTCTCATTGCCGACGACGACGGCGTCTCGCGCGCGCTGCTGCGCACCCACCTGGAGAAGGCGGGCCATGAGGTCGTCGAGGCATCGAACGGCCGCTCGGCGTGGCAGACCTTCCGGAACGAGAGCTTTCCGCTCGTCATCTCGGACTGGATGATGCCCGAGGTCGACGGCCTCGAGCTGTGCCGCATGATGCGCGCCGAGGATCGGCGCCTCTACACGTACGTGATCCTGCTGACGGCCCTCGGCGGGAGAGGAAGCTACCTCGAGGGGATGCGCGCCGGCGCGGACGACTTCCTGTCCAAGCCCTTCGACGCCGAGATGTTCCGGTCGCGACTCCACGTCGCCGAGCGGATCCTCAAGCTCCAGAGCGAGGTCACCCAGCTCCAGGCGCTCCTTCCCATCTGCTCCTACTGCAAGAAGATCCGCGGGGAAACCGGGGCCTGGGTCCCGGTCGAGGCGTACATCGCGGCCCGGACCGACACGCGCTTCTCCCACGGGATCTGCGCGGAGTGTTACCGCGACGAGGTTCTCCCGGAGCTGGCGCGCCACCGCCCCTGA
- a CDS encoding APC family permease, whose translation MPTKLGRLLKGRPRDFSDPHVHHQISLAAVLAWVGLGADGLSSSAYGPEAAYRALGPHGGLGLFLALMTAGTIFLISFCYSRLIEEFPSGGGGYLVASKLLGPKIGLVSGCALVVDYVMTIAVSIASMGDQIFSFMPREWIHAKLPIEFLVMVLLIIINLRGARESVTALMPIFGAFVISHLLLFLAVFLRNAPALPGLPAEAIREAGQGASSIGWIALMLVLARAFSLGGGTFTGIEAVSNGVGVMREPRIPTAKRTMLYMALSLAVTAGGILIGYLLIHAVPVEGKTLNAVLAERAFGGMHVGPIGLTSFLVIFTLLSEGALLAVAAETGFIGGPRLLSNMAVDSWVPRRFATLSDRLVTQNGVLLMGLAALAIMAATAGHTEYLVLMYSINVFVTFSLSFLGMSRLWFKRRRTQAHWRRPLLLYVSGSCVCLGILVLTVYEKFTEGGWVTLGLTGGFCAICYLIHLHYGSVLNQLKRLDEVLTAIPLPEGIPDPGLPDPNAPVAVVLVPRYSGLGVHSLLSVQRLFPGFFKGTVFVSVGVIDTENFKGTEAVAALHEAGEKDLQRYVTLARGLGLAADSSYGMGTEAVAVLEEICTQVGKKYPRAVFFVGKLVFQREHWYNRLLHNETAYSVQRRLHFAGLQAVILPIRVLEAG comes from the coding sequence ATGCCGACCAAGCTCGGCCGCCTCTTGAAAGGCAGGCCGCGCGACTTCTCCGATCCTCACGTCCACCATCAGATCTCCCTGGCCGCGGTCCTGGCGTGGGTAGGTCTGGGCGCGGACGGGCTGTCGTCCTCCGCCTACGGGCCGGAGGCGGCGTACCGCGCGCTCGGGCCGCACGGGGGGCTCGGCCTCTTCCTGGCGCTGATGACGGCTGGGACGATCTTCCTGATCTCCTTCTGCTACAGCCGGCTCATCGAGGAGTTCCCGTCGGGCGGCGGCGGCTACCTCGTCGCGAGCAAGCTCCTCGGCCCGAAGATCGGCCTCGTCTCCGGCTGCGCCCTCGTCGTCGACTACGTGATGACGATCGCCGTCTCCATCGCGTCGATGGGGGATCAGATCTTCTCGTTCATGCCCCGGGAGTGGATCCACGCGAAGCTCCCGATCGAGTTCCTGGTGATGGTCCTCCTCATCATCATCAACCTGCGCGGGGCCCGCGAGTCGGTGACGGCGCTGATGCCCATCTTCGGCGCCTTCGTGATCAGCCACCTCCTCCTCTTCCTCGCCGTCTTCCTGAGGAACGCCCCGGCCCTTCCCGGCCTGCCGGCGGAGGCGATCCGGGAGGCGGGGCAGGGGGCGTCGTCGATCGGATGGATCGCCCTCATGCTGGTTCTCGCGCGGGCCTTCAGCCTTGGAGGCGGCACGTTCACCGGAATCGAGGCTGTGAGCAACGGTGTGGGTGTGATGCGGGAGCCGCGCATCCCCACGGCAAAACGCACGATGCTCTACATGGCGCTCTCCCTCGCGGTCACCGCGGGCGGCATCCTCATCGGGTACCTGCTGATCCACGCGGTGCCGGTCGAGGGGAAGACACTCAACGCGGTCCTCGCTGAGAGGGCGTTCGGCGGGATGCACGTCGGACCGATTGGACTCACGTCGTTCCTCGTCATCTTCACTCTCCTGTCGGAAGGGGCGCTGCTGGCCGTCGCGGCCGAGACCGGATTCATCGGAGGCCCGCGCCTCCTGTCGAACATGGCTGTCGACTCGTGGGTGCCGCGCCGGTTCGCGACGTTGTCGGACAGGTTAGTCACGCAGAACGGTGTTCTGCTCATGGGCCTGGCCGCCCTCGCGATCATGGCGGCGACGGCCGGCCACACCGAGTACCTGGTCCTCATGTATTCGATCAACGTCTTCGTGACCTTCTCGCTCTCGTTTCTGGGGATGTCGCGCCTGTGGTTCAAGCGTCGGCGCACGCAGGCCCACTGGCGCCGGCCGCTCCTCCTGTACGTCAGCGGCTCGTGCGTCTGCCTGGGGATCCTCGTCCTCACCGTCTACGAGAAGTTCACCGAGGGAGGGTGGGTGACGCTGGGGCTGACCGGCGGGTTCTGCGCGATCTGCTACCTGATCCACCTGCACTACGGCTCGGTCCTGAATCAGCTCAAGCGCCTGGACGAAGTGCTGACCGCGATCCCCCTGCCGGAGGGGATTCCCGATCCCGGGCTGCCGGACCCGAACGCTCCGGTCGCAGTCGTCCTCGTGCCTCGGTACAGCGGGCTGGGTGTCCACTCGCTCCTGTCGGTCCAGCGCCTCTTCCCCGGCTTTTTCAAGGGGACGGTCTTCGTATCGGTGGGAGTTATCGACACCGAAAACTTCAAGGGTACCGAGGCGGTCGCCGCGCTGCACGAGGCGGGCGAAAAGGACCTCCAACGTTACGTCACCCTGGCGCGCGGCCTGGGGCTCGCCGCCGACTCGTCCTACGGGATGGGGACGGAGGCCGTGGCCGTGCTGGAAGAGATCTGCACCCAGGTGGGGAAGAAGTATCCGCGCGCCGTCTTCTTCGTCGGGAAGCTCGTCTTCCAGCGGGAGCACTGGTACAACCGCCTGCTCCACAACGAGACGGCGTACTCGGTGCAGCGGCGCCTGCACTTCGCCGGCCTGCAGGCCGTCATCCTCCCGATCAGGGTTCTCGAAGCCGGCTAG